One window from the genome of Elaeis guineensis isolate ETL-2024a chromosome 5, EG11, whole genome shotgun sequence encodes:
- the LOC105045087 gene encoding LOW QUALITY PROTEIN: uncharacterized protein (The sequence of the model RefSeq protein was modified relative to this genomic sequence to represent the inferred CDS: inserted 1 base in 1 codon) encodes MEMDKNIKKRLAFVLIDGVGDVSLPRFQYQTPLQVANTPNLDTIASAGVNGLMDPVEAGLACGSDTAHLSILGYDPRIYYRGRGAFESMGAGLAMSPGDIAFKSNFATMDENTGIVTSRRADRHFEEEGPILCAALDGMKLPSFPEYEVRVKCATEHRCGVVVKGPKLSGNISGTDPLKDNRLLLKPEALDDTEEAKNTAAVVNELSKEFSRILVSHPLNAKRAAEGXNIANVVLLRGCGIRIEVPAFEKQHGLSPCMVAPTKIIAGLGLSLGIDILEAPGATGDYRTLLTSKATAIAKALSAPVKPSPFVFVPGEDEQKPGRTDGYDFGFLHIKAIDDAGHDKASILKVRALEVIDLAIGQLARLLWETEKSGNFQYYLCVTGDHSTPVEYGDHSFEPVPFALCQSNDFVSIVEEANVLRTPLEIFPLPSVKAGEDFMEMEEIEMLDNRSEGRQDFSGYLVSEFSEIAAARGCLGRFPGSEMMGVIKEFLKLKNG; translated from the exons ATGGAAATGGACAAGAATATCAAGAAAAGGCTCGCATTTGTGCTAATTGATGGGGTAGGTGATGTATCTCTGCCAAGGTTTCAATACCAGACACCTCTTCAAGTTGCAAATACCCCCAACTTGGATACAATTGCCTCTGCTGGAGTTAATGGGCTCATGGATCCTGTGGAAGCGGGCCTGGCTTGTGGGAGTGACACTGCACACCTTTCTATACTTGGTTATGATCCGAGAATCTATTATCGAGGTCGTGGGGCATTTGAGTCAATGGGTGCTGGATTGGCCATGTCACCAGGAGACATTGCTTTCAAG TCAAATTTTGCTACCATGGATGAGAACACTGGAATTGTGACCAGCAGGAGAGCTGATCGGCATTTTGAGGAAGAGGGTCCAATTCTTTGTGCAGCTTTGGATGGAATGAAGCTCCCATCTTTTCCCGAATATGAAGTGAGAGTCAA ATGTGCCACTGAGCACAGATGTGGGGTAGTTGTTAAGGGTCCAAAATTGAGTGGAAATATTTCTGGGACTGACCCATTAAAAGACAATCGGTTACTTCTGAAACCAGAAGCTTTGGATGATACAGAGGAAGCAAAGAACACAGCAGCAGTGGTTAATGAACTTTCTAAAGAATTTTCACGAATTCTGGTATCTCATCCTTTGAATGCAAAACGGGCGGCAGAAG AAAATATTGCAAATGTTGTTCTCTTGCGAGGTTGTGGAATTCGAATTGAG GTTCCTGCTTTTGAGAAGCAGCATGGATTATCACCATGCATGGTAGCTCCCACCAAGATTATAGCAGGGTTGGGTCTATCATTGGGTATCGATATCCTTGAAGCTCCTGGAGCAACTGGAGATTATCGAACACTGCTAACCTCCAAAGCTACAGCTATAGCAAAGGCACTTTCTGCACCAGTAAAGCCATCTCCATTTGTTTTTGTACCTGGGGAGGATGAACAGAAACCTGGTCGAACAGATGGATATGACTTTGGTTTCCTTCACATCAAG GCAATAGACGATGCTGGTCATGACAAGGCAAGTATATTGAAAGTCCGAGCATTGGAAGTCATAGACCTGGCCATTGGTCAGCTGGCAAGACTCCTCTGGGAGACAGAAAAATCTGGGAACTTTCAGTATTACCTCTGTGTCACTGGCGATCATTCCACTCCAGTGGAGTATGGTGATCATAGCTTCGAACCTGTCCCGTTTGCATTATGCCAGTCGAACGACTTTGTTAGCATTGTAGAGGAGGCAAATGTGCTGCGAACTCCTCTTGAAATTTTTCCACTTCCTTCGGTCAAGGCTGGTGAAGATTTCATGGAAATGGAAGAAATAGAAATGTTGGATAACAGAAGTGAGGGGCGCCAAGACTTTAGTGGTTATTTGGTCTCTGAGTTCAGTGAGATTGCTGCTGCAAGGGGTTGCCTTGGAAGGTTTCCTGGGAGTGAAATGATGGGCGTGATAAAGGAATTCCTCAAGCTAAAGAATGGCTAG
- the LOC105044803 gene encoding transcription repressor OFP2-like, translating into MGNHRFRLSNMLPNSWFYKLKDMGRAGRSQRIRESVKRNPPSSTNRATTTPKPTPQPNQAYLPNRASYYFPSKERIASLPHSPINQKASDTHVPIDPPRKSKQITRSRPTKPFPNLVSSFSVSTSCNCHATFNCACKPESIPESSLYRHDDYDDDDNDDDLCKPIVSEQLEFNSLQVASSASDIISNVGSKGSFDRFESSEDMQFVSDIKLPPIVTKPMKKEVDKTEVDWKNASGKQGSCHRSCDMKETSKSPARRSIQRIKVRASSPRLGNKKLQAHRSQKTVGLKAAMQQRKGLMESIVVVKSSLDPRWDFRESMVEMIIENNLRTSKDLEELLACYLSLNSKEYHDVIIEVFEQIWFDLPDIIL; encoded by the coding sequence ATGGGCAATCATAGGTTTAGGCTATCTAACATGTTGCCAAACTCCTGGTTCTACAAGCTCAAGGACATGGGAAGAGCTGGTAGAAGCCAAAGGATCAGAGAGTCCGTAAAGAGAAATCCTCCAAGCAGCACCAACAGAGCTACCACCACACCAAAACCAACCCCACAACCCAACCAAGCCTACCTTCCCAACAGAGCCTCCTACTACTTCCCCAGCAAAGAAAGAATAGCAAGTCTCCCTCACTCCCCCATCAACCAGAAGGCCTCAGACACCCATGTCCCGATAGACCCGCCAAGGAAATCCAAGCAAATAACCAGAAGTAGGCCCACAAAACCTTTTCCCAATCTGGTCTCCTCCTTCTCTGTTTCAACCAGCTGCAATTGCCATGCCACCTTCAACTGTGCTTGCAAGCCTGAGTCTATTCCGGAGAGCTCACTTTATCGCCATGATGACTACGACGACGACGACAACGATGATGACCTCTGCAAGCCCATCGTTTCTGAGCAACTGGAATTCAACAGCTTGCAGGTTGCCTCCTCTGCTAGTGATATCATCAGCAACGTTGGCAGCAAGGGCTCTTTTGATCGGTTCGAAAGTTCTGAAGACATGCAATTCGTCTCAGATATCAAACTCCCACCAATTGTCACAAAGCCGATGAAGAAAGAGGTCGACAAGACCGAAGTAGACTGGAAGAATGCAAGTGGAAAGCAGGGGAGCTGCCATCGTAGTTGTGATATGAAGGAGACCAGCAAAAGCCCAGCAAGGCGATCAATTCAACGGATTAAGGTGCGTGCGAGCTCTCCAAGGCTTGGTAACAAGAAACTGCAGGCTCATCGGAGCCAGAAGACGGTAGGGTTGAAGGCAGCAATGCAGCAGAGAAAGGGACTAATGGAGAGCATAGTGGTGGTGAAGTCGTCGTTGGACCCGCGATGGGACTTCAGGGAGTCTATGGTGGAAATGATCATTGAAAACAATCTCCGGACATCAAAGGACTTAGAGGAGCTGCTGGCTTGCTACCTATCGCTGAATTCAAAGGAGTATCATGATGTTATCATCGAGGTGTTCGAGCAAATCTGGTTTGATCTTCCCGATATTATATTGTAA